A genome region from Bacteroidales bacterium includes the following:
- the rffA gene encoding dTDP-4-amino-4,6-dideoxygalactose transaminase — MKIPFNKPHLTGKEVHYIYDAVASGKISGNGKYTKLCQHYFEDRWRFKKSLLTTSCTDALEMCNMLLDIKPGDEVIIPSYTFVSTALAFVRQGAKIVFTDSRTDNPGIDEDKIEELITKKTKAIVVVHYAGVACDMDKIMALAEKYNLFVVEDAAQAINSFYKGKPLGSIGHFGCFSFHETKNIQCGEGGMLVINDERFMNRAEIIWEKGTNRAEFFRGEINKYGWVDIGSSFLPSDILAAFLYAQLEHLDDIQNKRRRIWQHYYEGLKPLADKGIIKIPHIPDYATNNAHMFYVVLNSSDQRDELIRKLKEKNIHSVFHYLSLHKSPYYTKKYDGIDLKNSDYYTDCLLRLPFYYDLNDEDIVLICDIVKKN; from the coding sequence ATGAAAATTCCATTCAATAAACCACACCTCACCGGTAAAGAAGTCCATTACATTTACGATGCTGTTGCTTCAGGGAAAATATCAGGAAATGGTAAATACACCAAATTATGTCAGCATTATTTTGAAGATCGCTGGAGGTTCAAAAAGTCATTGCTCACCACTAGTTGCACCGATGCACTGGAAATGTGCAACATGCTATTGGATATTAAACCCGGCGATGAAGTCATTATACCTTCCTACACCTTTGTAAGTACCGCCCTTGCTTTTGTAAGGCAAGGCGCAAAAATTGTTTTTACTGATAGCCGCACTGACAATCCAGGAATTGATGAGGATAAGATTGAAGAATTAATAACTAAAAAGACAAAAGCAATTGTTGTAGTACATTACGCCGGTGTAGCATGTGATATGGATAAAATTATGGCCCTGGCTGAAAAATACAATCTTTTCGTTGTTGAAGATGCGGCTCAGGCAATTAACTCATTTTATAAAGGGAAACCTCTTGGAAGTATTGGACATTTTGGATGTTTTTCTTTCCACGAAACAAAAAACATACAATGTGGTGAAGGAGGCATGTTGGTTATTAATGATGAAAGATTTATGAATCGTGCAGAAATAATTTGGGAAAAAGGTACTAACAGGGCAGAGTTTTTCAGGGGAGAAATCAACAAATATGGATGGGTTGATATTGGTTCGTCTTTTCTTCCTTCTGATATTCTTGCAGCATTCCTTTATGCTCAACTTGAACATCTTGATGACATCCAAAATAAGAGGAGAAGAATTTGGCAGCATTATTATGAAGGACTTAAACCCTTAGCTGATAAAGGTATTATAAAAATTCCCCATATACCGGATTATGCAACGAACAATGCACATATGTTCTATGTAGTTTTAAATTCTTCAGACCAAAGAGATGAGTTAATCAGGAAATTAAAAGAAAAGAACATTCATTCAGTATTTCATTATTTATCACTTCACAAGTCTCCTTATTATACTAAAAAGTATGATGGCATTGATTTAAAGAATAGTGATTATTATACAGATTGTTTGCTTAGGTTACCATTTTATTATGATTTAAATGATGAGGATATAGTATTAATATGTGATATTGTCAAAAAAAATTAA